The following proteins are encoded in a genomic region of Candidatus Eisenbacteria bacterium:
- a CDS encoding RidA family protein, which yields MSITRISPGPRMSGAVVHGNTVYLSGHVSGDRSDGVRGQTRRVLERIDERLEEAGTDKSKVLSVQVWLADIATFEEMNEVYDQWVDRANPPTRATVEARLASPDYLVEIAVIAAR from the coding sequence ATGAGCATCACCCGGATCTCCCCCGGCCCGCGGATGAGCGGCGCCGTGGTCCACGGAAACACGGTGTACCTGTCCGGTCACGTGAGTGGAGATCGCAGCGACGGCGTTCGTGGCCAGACCCGCAGGGTGCTGGAGCGCATCGACGAGCGCCTCGAGGAAGCCGGCACCGACAAGTCCAAGGTGCTTTCGGTTCAAGTGTGGCTCGCCGACATCGCGACCTTCGAAGAGATGAACGAGGTGTACGACCAGTGGGTCGACCGGGCCAACCCTCCGACCCGCGCCACGGTCGAGGCCCGCCTGGCGTCCCCCGACTATCTGGTCGAGATCGCGGTCATCGCCGCTCGTTGA